Proteins from a single region of Desulfovibrio sp. Huiquan2017:
- the purF gene encoding amidophosphoribosyltransferase — MKKEYCGLFGIYGNKEAARMTYFGLYALQHRGQESAGIVTWDGEKIREQKGMGLVADVFNERHLSKELKGSIAIGHIRYSTTGASLIRNAQPFLIRHGDLRLAVAHNGNLVNTYELRTELEAHGSIFQTTMDTEVFAHLIIKYLHESETLEEAVGKACNKVRGAYSMLILANDKMIAVKDPNGFRPLALGRVGGNYVFASETCAFDLVEADYLRPLEPGEMVVVHNNKLTSHRFAEPRRCSKCIFELIYFARPDSHVFGDVVYERRKAMGVMLAKEAPVDADMVMPFPDSGNYAAVGYSQESGLPLELAMIRNHYVGRTFIQPSQDMRDFSVRVKLNPVKSMIQGKRIIIIEDSIVRGTTIRARVKKLRELGAREIHLRVSCPPIKFPCFYGIDFSSKGELIAANHSVENIARFMDIDSLHFLTIPGLLDSVTQDEWCLACFDGNYPIPLNDHMGKDCLEASPGIIKEFC; from the coding sequence ATGAAAAAAGAGTATTGCGGTCTTTTCGGCATCTACGGGAACAAGGAAGCGGCGCGTATGACCTATTTCGGTCTGTACGCGTTGCAGCACCGCGGGCAGGAGTCCGCGGGCATCGTTACCTGGGATGGCGAGAAGATTCGTGAACAGAAGGGCATGGGCCTGGTGGCCGACGTGTTCAACGAACGCCATCTGAGCAAGGAACTCAAGGGCTCCATCGCCATAGGCCACATCCGCTATTCCACCACGGGTGCGTCGCTCATCCGCAACGCCCAGCCGTTTTTGATCCGCCACGGCGACCTGCGCCTGGCCGTGGCCCACAACGGCAACCTGGTCAACACCTACGAATTGCGCACCGAGCTTGAGGCCCACGGTTCCATCTTCCAGACCACCATGGACACCGAGGTTTTCGCCCACCTGATCATCAAGTACCTGCACGAATCCGAGACCCTTGAGGAGGCCGTGGGCAAGGCCTGCAACAAGGTGCGCGGCGCTTACTCCATGCTCATCCTGGCCAACGACAAGATGATCGCGGTCAAGGATCCCAACGGGTTCCGGCCCCTGGCGCTCGGCCGAGTGGGGGGCAATTACGTCTTCGCCTCCGAGACCTGCGCCTTCGACCTGGTCGAGGCCGACTACCTGCGTCCGCTCGAACCGGGCGAGATGGTCGTGGTCCACAACAACAAGCTGACCTCCCACCGCTTCGCCGAGCCGAGGCGATGCAGCAAGTGCATCTTCGAGCTGATCTACTTCGCCCGGCCCGACTCGCACGTCTTCGGCGATGTCGTCTATGAGCGACGTAAGGCCATGGGTGTCATGCTGGCCAAGGAAGCCCCGGTGGACGCCGACATGGTCATGCCGTTCCCGGATTCGGGCAACTACGCGGCTGTGGGGTATTCCCAGGAGTCCGGCCTGCCGCTGGAGCTGGCCATGATCCGCAACCACTACGTGGGCCGGACCTTCATCCAGCCCTCCCAGGACATGCGCGACTTTTCGGTCCGGGTGAAGCTCAACCCGGTCAAGTCCATGATTCAGGGCAAGCGGATCATCATCATTGAGGATTCCATCGTGCGCGGCACGACCATCCGCGCCCGGGTGAAGAAACTGCGAGAACTGGGCGCGCGGGAGATTCATCTGCGCGTCAGCTGCCCGCCCATCAAGTTCCCCTGCTTCTACGGCATCGACTTCTCCTCCAAGGGTGAGCTCATCGCGGCCAACCATTCGGTGGAGAACATCGCCCGGTTCATGGACATCGACTCCCTGCACTTCCTGACTATCCCCGGCCTGCTCGACTCCGTCACCCAGGACGAGTGGTGTCTGGCCTGTTTCGACGGCAACTATCCGATTCCCCTGAACGACCACATGGGCAAAGACTGCCTGGAGGCCTCCCCGGGGATCATCAAGGAATTCTGCTAG
- a CDS encoding KpsF/GutQ family sugar-phosphate isomerase: MACTSERTDWLALAREVLDIEAEGLKAVHDQLDGPFVEALTAMARCTGRVVITGLGKSGLVGRKIAATLSSTGTPSFFLHPVEGAHGDLGMIRDEDVVLALSNSGATDEVNAILPTLKSLGATVIAMTSNPASPMAELADIHIKVRVPREACPMGLAPTSSTTAQLAVGDALAVCLMEWKSFGQDDFKRFHPGGSLGQRLAACVDQLMHTDGLPVVREAALLRAALATLNDGGLGLVAVVDEANFLKGVLTDGDVRRMVCADGLRMERPVGEVMTVSPRRALTGESSARVLDLMERNQITVLPVVRDDGRLAGMIHLHDLLGKGELTFAGDNGGGTGR, from the coding sequence ATGGCATGCACCTCTGAGCGCACGGATTGGCTGGCCTTGGCCCGCGAGGTCCTGGATATCGAGGCCGAGGGACTCAAGGCCGTACACGACCAACTGGACGGCCCCTTCGTCGAGGCCCTGACCGCCATGGCGCGATGCACGGGCCGCGTGGTCATCACCGGCTTGGGCAAGTCCGGGTTGGTGGGCCGCAAGATCGCGGCTACCCTGTCCTCCACGGGCACACCGTCCTTCTTTCTTCATCCGGTGGAGGGGGCCCATGGCGACTTGGGCATGATTCGCGACGAGGACGTCGTTCTGGCCCTGTCCAACTCCGGAGCCACGGATGAGGTCAACGCCATCCTGCCCACGTTGAAGTCCCTGGGGGCCACGGTCATCGCCATGACTTCCAATCCCGCTTCGCCCATGGCGGAGCTCGCGGATATCCACATCAAGGTCCGCGTGCCCCGTGAAGCCTGTCCCATGGGGCTCGCTCCGACATCCTCGACCACCGCGCAACTGGCCGTGGGCGACGCCCTGGCTGTTTGCCTCATGGAGTGGAAATCCTTCGGCCAGGACGATTTCAAGCGTTTTCATCCCGGCGGTTCGCTGGGCCAACGGCTGGCCGCCTGCGTGGATCAGCTCATGCACACCGACGGTCTGCCAGTGGTTCGGGAAGCGGCCCTCCTGAGAGCGGCTCTGGCCACCCTGAACGACGGGGGGCTTGGCTTGGTGGCCGTGGTGGACGAGGCCAATTTTCTCAAGGGCGTGTTGACCGACGGCGACGTGCGTCGCATGGTCTGCGCCGACGGGCTCCGCATGGAGCGGCCCGTGGGCGAGGTCATGACCGTGTCGCCCCGGCGGGCCTTGACCGGGGAATCCTCCGCCCGGGTCCTCGATCTCATGGAGCGCAACCAGATCACCGTTTTGCCCGTGGTCCGCGACGACGGGCGGCTGGCTGGCATGATTCACCTCCACGACCTGCTCGGCAAGGGCGAACTGACATTCGCGGGCGACAACGGCGGGGGAACTGGCCGATGA